The following coding sequences lie in one Sphingomonas sp. M1-B02 genomic window:
- a CDS encoding spinster family MFS transporter, translating into MSESDPGAGFEQPYPPLPYAYFSVGILMLAYVFAFVDRMALSLVVDPIRTDLGLNDTQVSALAGLAFVVCYVLFSFPFGRWVDRNARPPALTLGIGVWSLAMVGCGLATNFWQLFVGRMLVGVGEAAVNPVAYSSIPDSFPPQRRSFAMAIFATGSTIGGGLGVYLGSLLLEWAARTQPVLPLVGQLAPWQVLFIGLGLPGLLVALLVHLALRDPPRRVAGAAPASSRDVAAYFGENRRLFTLIFLGFAGFAISNYAFTVWGPTYFMRVHQLSIADVGILMGGGFVIFGSSGALVGGMWADRVQKAGHREAPIRVALYIAWIQLPFFLGAYLVPDATLAVILFCCGMFTASMIGGLQGAMVQVLTPNRMRGQAGAIYLTVVNVLGLGLAPIATAAMTDYVFGGPAEIGKSLAATSAIALSLASLLIILGMKQARRRAEAVLDA; encoded by the coding sequence ATGTCGGAGTCGGATCCGGGCGCGGGTTTCGAGCAGCCTTATCCGCCGCTGCCCTACGCCTATTTCAGCGTCGGCATCCTCATGCTGGCTTATGTCTTCGCCTTCGTCGATCGGATGGCGCTGAGCCTGGTGGTCGATCCGATCCGCACCGATCTGGGGCTGAACGACACTCAGGTCAGCGCGCTGGCCGGGCTGGCCTTTGTGGTCTGCTACGTCCTCTTCTCCTTCCCATTCGGCCGCTGGGTTGACCGCAATGCCCGCCCCCCTGCGCTCACCTTGGGCATCGGTGTGTGGAGCCTGGCGATGGTTGGATGCGGCTTGGCCACGAACTTCTGGCAGCTCTTCGTCGGGCGCATGCTGGTCGGCGTGGGCGAAGCGGCCGTAAACCCCGTCGCCTATTCGTCGATACCGGACAGCTTCCCGCCGCAGCGGCGCAGCTTCGCCATGGCGATCTTCGCGACGGGATCGACAATCGGCGGCGGGCTGGGCGTCTATCTGGGCAGCCTGTTGCTCGAGTGGGCAGCACGGACACAGCCCGTGCTGCCGCTGGTGGGGCAACTGGCGCCGTGGCAAGTGCTGTTCATCGGGCTCGGCTTGCCCGGATTGCTCGTCGCCTTGCTCGTCCACCTCGCGCTGCGCGATCCGCCGCGCCGGGTGGCGGGCGCCGCGCCCGCCAGCTCGCGTGATGTGGCGGCATATTTCGGCGAAAATCGCCGATTGTTCACGCTGATCTTCCTGGGCTTTGCCGGCTTCGCGATCAGCAATTATGCCTTCACGGTATGGGGCCCGACCTATTTCATGCGCGTGCATCAGCTGAGCATCGCTGATGTCGGCATCTTGATGGGTGGCGGCTTCGTCATCTTCGGGAGCAGCGGCGCGCTGGTCGGCGGCATGTGGGCAGACCGGGTGCAGAAGGCTGGGCATCGAGAGGCGCCGATTCGCGTGGCGCTCTATATCGCCTGGATCCAGCTGCCCTTCTTCCTGGGCGCCTATCTAGTTCCTGACGCCACGCTCGCGGTCATCCTGTTCTGCTGCGGCATGTTTACCGCAAGCATGATCGGCGGACTGCAGGGCGCTATGGTGCAGGTGCTGACGCCGAACCGAATGCGCGGGCAGGCCGGCGCCATCTACCTCACTGTGGTCAATGTCCTTGGCTTGGGACTTGCGCCGATCGCAACTGCGGCAATGACCGACTATGTGTTCGGCGGGCCGGCGGAGATAGGCAAATCCCTTGCCGCGACCAGCGCGATCGCGTTGAGCCTGGCTTCGCTGCTGATCATCCTTGGCATGAAGCAGGCGCGGAGGCGAGCCGAGGCAGTCCTCGATGCATAA
- a CDS encoding flavin-containing monooxygenase codes for MDDVSESAASSHSAGKEPIRAAVIGAGMAGILSAIKLNERGIDVVVFEKGDRVGGTWRENTYPGLACDVAAHWYTYSFARNPEWDSLMAPGPKIREYFEGVARDRGVLPRIRFGQEVVRLDYEGPGWRLATATGHEDRFDVVIVATGVLHHPNVPHFDGVETFNGAVFHSARWDHSVALDGKRIGVVGTGSTAAQLVTALVPRASRFSLFQRTPQWVMHRPNPAYTEAEKAAFRADPATLDSLVQELRTRTVEGYATAVIDQDSPQLAAIEHLCQENLEKVRNPELRRKLTPDYRAACKRLVMSDGFYEAIQQPNAELVTSRIDRIEPEGVRTADGALHELDVLVLSTGFQVDRFIRPTKVIGRGGRDLDDAWADGPEAYISVSVPDFPNLFLVNGPGSPFGNFSAIETSEFQAGYVMQLIDGLIRGDYREVSVTHEALRRFEDERQEAGRNTVWVTGCDSWYLDKKGVPTSWTFSYDRFVQEMAAPRMQDFETQ; via the coding sequence GTGGACGACGTCTCGGAAAGCGCAGCCTCATCGCATTCGGCAGGCAAGGAGCCGATCCGCGCCGCAGTGATCGGCGCCGGGATGGCCGGCATTCTTTCCGCGATCAAGCTGAATGAGCGCGGCATCGATGTCGTCGTCTTCGAAAAGGGCGACCGCGTCGGCGGGACCTGGCGTGAAAATACTTACCCGGGACTGGCCTGCGACGTCGCGGCGCATTGGTACACCTATTCCTTCGCGCGAAATCCCGAGTGGGACAGCCTGATGGCGCCTGGCCCCAAGATCCGCGAATATTTCGAAGGCGTCGCGCGTGATCGAGGCGTTCTCCCCCGCATCCGTTTCGGCCAAGAGGTCGTGCGGCTGGATTATGAGGGGCCCGGCTGGCGCCTCGCCACCGCGACCGGGCACGAGGACCGCTTCGATGTCGTCATCGTCGCGACCGGCGTACTTCACCATCCGAACGTCCCGCATTTCGACGGTGTCGAGACATTCAACGGCGCTGTCTTCCACTCGGCGCGCTGGGATCATTCCGTCGCGCTCGACGGCAAACGCATCGGCGTGGTCGGCACAGGATCGACTGCTGCGCAATTGGTCACCGCTTTGGTGCCGAGGGCCTCGCGTTTCTCCCTGTTCCAGCGCACCCCGCAATGGGTCATGCACCGGCCCAACCCCGCCTATACGGAAGCGGAAAAGGCCGCATTCCGCGCCGATCCCGCAACGCTGGACAGCCTAGTGCAGGAACTGCGCACCCGCACGGTCGAAGGCTATGCGACCGCGGTGATTGATCAGGATTCGCCGCAGCTGGCGGCGATCGAGCACCTGTGCCAGGAGAATCTCGAAAAGGTGCGCAATCCCGAATTGCGGCGCAAGCTGACTCCCGATTATCGAGCGGCGTGCAAGCGGCTGGTTATGTCCGACGGCTTTTATGAGGCGATCCAGCAGCCGAACGCCGAGCTGGTGACATCACGCATCGATAGGATCGAGCCCGAGGGCGTGCGAACCGCCGATGGCGCGCTGCACGAGCTCGACGTGCTGGTGCTCTCCACCGGCTTCCAGGTCGATCGCTTCATCCGCCCAACCAAGGTGATCGGGCGCGGTGGCCGCGACCTCGACGATGCCTGGGCCGATGGCCCAGAGGCTTATATTTCTGTGTCGGTGCCCGACTTTCCCAATCTCTTTTTGGTCAACGGGCCGGGCAGTCCGTTCGGCAACTTCTCGGCAATCGAGACGTCCGAGTTTCAGGCGGGCTATGTCATGCAGCTTATCGACGGCCTAATCCGCGGCGACTACCGTGAAGTGAGCGTCACCCACGAAGCGCTACGCCGCTTCGAGGACGAGCGGCAGGAGGCCGGACGCAACACCGTTTGGGTGACCGGCTGCGACAGCTGGTACCTGGACAAGAAGGGCGTCCCGACCTCCTGGACCTTCTCCTACGATCGCTTCGTCCAGGAAATGGCCGCCCCCCGCATGCAGGATTTCGAGACGCAGTGA
- a CDS encoding biotin/lipoyl-containing protein produces the protein MASVYLPNVGMGISEATIVKWLKAVGDRVEAGEAVAEIETAKSTVEVEAPVSGTLSQIHFEEDSEVEVGIEIATIEE, from the coding sequence ATGGCCAGCGTATACCTCCCCAATGTAGGCATGGGGATTTCGGAAGCCACCATCGTAAAATGGCTGAAGGCCGTGGGCGACCGTGTGGAAGCAGGTGAGGCAGTAGCCGAAATCGAGACTGCGAAATCGACCGTGGAAGTCGAGGCGCCGGTCAGCGGCACGCTCTCGCAGATCCATTTCGAGGAAGATAGCGAAGTCGAGGTCGGAATCGAGATCGCGACGATTGAGGAATAA
- a CDS encoding thiamine pyrophosphate-dependent dehydrogenase E1 component subunit alpha: MPLDRVQQLELFTRMVRIRKFEEAIIAHNPVGHLSIGQEGAIVGACMALREEDYVTGTHRSHGHPIGKGADILPLMAEIFGKQTGICKGLGGSMHLTDTSKGLICESAIVGGGFPLATGAGLSIKVRKTDQVSLCFFGDGATNQGTFHESINMAAIWKLPVIYFCENNGYAVTTSVEKSHGQPDIARRADGYGIPGIIVDGQDAEAVYEVTQTAVNRARAGEGPTLIEAKTYRFDEHSNRLAIPIRYRSDEEISHHRTNRDPIILYRDILDERGLLAEAQAVEVAVTQLMEEAVQFAKDSREPDMQDLIDNMYSNPIHFPADAGFA, translated from the coding sequence ATGCCGCTCGACCGTGTCCAGCAGCTCGAACTCTTCACGCGAATGGTGCGCATCCGCAAGTTTGAGGAAGCGATTATCGCCCATAATCCAGTGGGGCATCTCAGCATTGGTCAGGAAGGCGCGATCGTCGGCGCGTGCATGGCGTTGCGCGAAGAGGATTACGTCACCGGCACGCATCGATCGCACGGCCATCCGATCGGAAAGGGCGCTGACATATTGCCGCTGATGGCGGAGATTTTTGGTAAGCAGACCGGCATCTGCAAGGGGCTTGGCGGATCAATGCACCTGACCGACACCAGCAAGGGGCTGATCTGCGAATCGGCGATCGTCGGTGGCGGCTTCCCCCTCGCGACCGGCGCGGGGCTCAGCATCAAGGTGCGCAAGACCGACCAGGTCAGCCTGTGCTTCTTTGGTGACGGCGCGACCAACCAGGGCACCTTCCACGAGAGCATCAACATGGCGGCGATCTGGAAGCTGCCGGTGATCTATTTCTGCGAAAACAACGGCTATGCGGTCACCACCTCGGTGGAAAAATCGCACGGCCAGCCTGACATCGCGCGCCGCGCCGACGGCTATGGCATTCCGGGCATAATCGTCGACGGCCAAGACGCCGAAGCTGTCTATGAGGTGACGCAAACTGCGGTTAACCGCGCCCGCGCCGGCGAGGGCCCGACCCTGATTGAAGCCAAGACCTATCGCTTCGACGAGCATTCGAACCGGCTCGCCATCCCGATCCGATATCGCAGCGATGAGGAGATTTCGCACCACCGGACGAACCGCGATCCGATCATACTCTACCGCGACATTCTGGACGAGCGCGGGCTGCTCGCCGAGGCGCAAGCCGTCGAAGTGGCGGTGACGCAGTTGATGGAAGAGGCGGTCCAGTTCGCCAAGGACAGTCGCGAGCCCGATATGCAGGATCTGATCGACAATATGTACAGCAATCCCATCCACTTCCCCGCCGATGCAGGATTCGCCTGA
- a CDS encoding alpha-ketoacid dehydrogenase subunit beta, producing the protein MSELRNSTQKLSYLQAIVEAQREEMRRDERVILIGEDIAVYGAQTLFDEFDENRLWNTPISEGSFTGVGVGAALTGLRPIVDLTIASFAYLASDQIINQAAKLRFMTGGQLRVPLVVRLSTFYNNRTAAQHADRPYPLFMNTPGLKVIAPATASDMKGLLKSAIRDDDPVIVFEDINLWGKKEEVPVDPDFLIPIGKAHVKRAGSDVTIVGFAGSLPPSLAAAELLSKEGVDVEVIDLRTIVPMDKETILASVAKTGRLVIADNSHRIGSIASEIAAVVSEDGFESLRKPIQRVTTPSVHIPYNPTVEKQLYPTKDSIAAAVRRIL; encoded by the coding sequence ATGTCGGAGCTGCGCAATTCGACACAGAAGCTTTCCTATCTCCAGGCGATTGTGGAGGCGCAGCGCGAGGAAATGCGCCGCGACGAGCGTGTCATCCTGATTGGCGAGGATATCGCCGTCTATGGCGCACAGACTTTGTTCGACGAATTCGACGAAAACCGGCTGTGGAACACGCCGATATCGGAGGGCAGTTTTACCGGCGTGGGCGTCGGCGCAGCGCTTACGGGGCTCCGGCCGATCGTCGATCTGACGATCGCGAGCTTCGCCTATCTAGCTTCGGACCAGATCATCAACCAGGCGGCCAAGTTGCGCTTCATGACCGGCGGGCAGCTGCGCGTGCCCCTCGTGGTCCGGCTCAGCACCTTCTACAACAATCGCACCGCTGCGCAGCATGCCGACCGGCCCTACCCGCTCTTCATGAACACTCCCGGCCTGAAGGTCATCGCGCCTGCGACCGCGAGCGACATGAAAGGGTTGCTCAAGTCAGCGATCCGCGACGACGACCCCGTGATCGTTTTCGAAGATATCAACCTGTGGGGGAAGAAGGAAGAGGTTCCGGTTGATCCCGATTTCCTGATCCCGATCGGCAAGGCCCACGTGAAACGCGCTGGATCGGACGTGACGATCGTCGGCTTCGCCGGTTCGCTCCCCCCGTCGCTCGCCGCGGCCGAACTGCTCAGCAAGGAGGGGGTGGACGTCGAAGTGATCGACCTGCGCACGATCGTGCCAATGGACAAGGAGACGATCCTTGCCTCCGTTGCCAAGACGGGGCGCCTGGTAATCGCCGACAATTCGCACCGAATCGGCAGCATCGCCTCCGAAATCGCGGCAGTGGTAAGCGAGGATGGCTTCGAAAGCCTACGGAAGCCGATCCAACGCGTCACCACTCCCTCGGTCCACATCCCCTATAATCCGACGGTGGAGAAGCAGCTTTATCCAACGAAGGACAGCATCGCGGCAGCAGTCCGCCGGATCCTGTAG
- a CDS encoding GntR family transcriptional regulator: MAKAVGSAYRAIREGILAGTFAQGSHITARQLAEATGLSRTPVREAMRQLDAEGLITLIPNRGAFVASFTENEIEQIYELRVLLESFAAQVAAERINDTQRAELHSLAEEMAELVEQRSIDVEAIAAVNDRFHKGVLEACGNPRLRDLLGAITEVPLQLSTFRRYSIDQLRRSAAQHAELVAALMAGDAAWAGSVMTAHIRSARHTLLQAPAAVPLSAVS, translated from the coding sequence ATGGCGAAGGCGGTGGGAAGCGCATATCGCGCAATTCGCGAGGGAATCCTTGCGGGCACCTTCGCGCAAGGATCGCATATCACTGCTCGCCAGCTTGCTGAAGCGACCGGGCTCAGCCGCACGCCGGTGCGCGAAGCGATGCGCCAGCTCGATGCCGAAGGTCTGATCACTTTGATCCCCAATCGCGGGGCTTTCGTCGCAAGCTTTACCGAGAATGAGATTGAACAGATTTACGAGTTGCGCGTGCTGCTCGAAAGCTTCGCAGCCCAAGTTGCCGCGGAACGAATCAACGATACCCAGCGTGCCGAGCTTCACTCGCTTGCCGAGGAAATGGCGGAATTGGTCGAACAGCGCTCGATCGATGTGGAGGCGATCGCCGCGGTCAACGATCGCTTTCACAAGGGCGTGCTGGAGGCATGCGGCAATCCCCGCCTGCGCGACCTGTTGGGTGCGATCACCGAAGTCCCGCTGCAGCTGAGCACGTTTCGGCGCTATTCGATCGATCAACTACGCCGCAGCGCCGCGCAGCATGCCGAACTGGTCGCGGCATTGATGGCTGGCGATGCAGCCTGGGCGGGAAGCGTGATGACGGCGCATATTCGCTCGGCTCGGCACACGCTGCTCCAGGCGCCGGCGGCGGTTCCGCTGTCGGCGGTCAGCTAG
- a CDS encoding SDR family oxidoreductase: MKIEGSGVIVAGGGSGLGHATAVALREAGARVGVLDVKPGAWDGAFAEADVSDEKAVELAFDALAREIGTLRAILNTTGTGHSGLSAGPGRKVTAAGFRRVLDVNTLGSFILAQAAVERMITAEPDDQGERGVIINTSSIVAQEGQIGTAAYAAAKAGIDGMTLPLAREFARYGIRVLTIAPGIYETPMFSNAKGPMVDWLREQVQFPNRPGHASEFAEAVLHLIHNRMFNGTTFRIDGAYRVPPGRSDWWVD; the protein is encoded by the coding sequence ATGAAGATCGAAGGCAGCGGCGTCATCGTCGCCGGCGGCGGCTCGGGCCTGGGCCACGCTACCGCAGTCGCGCTGCGCGAAGCCGGGGCAAGGGTCGGCGTGCTCGATGTGAAACCGGGCGCCTGGGACGGTGCCTTTGCCGAGGCGGATGTCTCGGACGAGAAAGCCGTTGAGCTTGCGTTCGACGCGCTGGCGCGAGAGATCGGGACGCTTCGCGCGATCCTCAATACCACAGGCACCGGCCACTCCGGCCTCTCGGCGGGGCCGGGGCGCAAGGTGACCGCCGCGGGTTTTCGCCGTGTGCTCGATGTCAACACGCTCGGCAGCTTCATCTTGGCGCAGGCCGCCGTTGAACGGATGATAACCGCCGAGCCCGACGATCAGGGCGAGCGCGGCGTCATCATCAACACCTCCTCGATCGTCGCACAGGAAGGCCAGATCGGCACCGCCGCTTATGCCGCGGCCAAGGCCGGGATCGACGGCATGACCCTGCCCCTGGCGCGCGAGTTTGCCCGATATGGTATCCGCGTGCTCACGATCGCGCCTGGCATCTATGAAACGCCGATGTTCTCCAATGCGAAGGGGCCAATGGTGGATTGGCTTCGGGAGCAAGTCCAGTTCCCGAACCGCCCAGGCCATGCCAGCGAGTTTGCCGAGGCTGTGCTGCACCTCATTCACAACCGCATGTTCAACGGGACCACGTTCCGCATTGATGGCGCCTATCGCGTGCCGCCGGGGCGCAGCGACTGGTGGGTGGACTAA
- a CDS encoding spinster family MFS transporter, with translation MLTIGFALNLLDRQIINILAEPIKRDLGLADWQLGALSGLSFALLYSVAALPIARFADRSNRVHVVGAAILVWSAFTAATALAGSFVQMLLLRLGVGIGEAGGAPPSQSLIADRFPPHKRSGALAIFAIGAPVGAAVGLIGGGMLEGMIGWRWTMVCAGLPGVVIGLVVLLTLRDPGHKTVPNNEIVPSLPAAMKMLLSRRTFMLIALGSALLSFCNYGAMAFAGSYYLRNHLDELTQIGDSIGQTPLGVIGLGLGLFGAAGGTLGALVGGRLGDRMGTANIRALAQIPAAGSLFGTFSYIAMFAVPSAAASLVIFTAAAFCTSLWYGPGTLAMQRLAGPHAKATALAVALFLNSAVGLSMGPLLIGAVSDALAPSLGAGEGLRAGILLGCLMGLLSTLLYWLASRRIAADVAAVEGTTP, from the coding sequence GTGCTGACCATCGGCTTCGCGCTCAACCTTCTCGATCGCCAGATCATCAATATCCTGGCGGAACCGATCAAGCGCGACTTAGGCCTCGCCGATTGGCAGCTCGGCGCGCTGAGCGGCCTTTCCTTCGCGTTGCTCTACAGTGTCGCCGCGCTGCCTATCGCGCGCTTCGCCGATCGGTCGAATCGCGTGCATGTCGTCGGTGCCGCTATTCTGGTCTGGAGCGCCTTCACGGCTGCCACTGCACTTGCGGGCAGCTTCGTCCAGATGCTCCTGCTGCGGCTGGGCGTCGGCATCGGCGAGGCAGGCGGCGCGCCGCCCTCGCAATCGCTGATCGCCGACCGTTTTCCGCCTCATAAGCGATCCGGTGCGCTCGCAATCTTTGCCATCGGAGCGCCGGTGGGCGCCGCGGTGGGCCTGATTGGCGGCGGCATGCTGGAGGGGATGATCGGCTGGCGCTGGACGATGGTCTGCGCCGGGCTGCCGGGCGTGGTGATCGGCCTGGTCGTCCTTCTCACGCTGCGTGATCCGGGTCATAAGACGGTGCCGAACAACGAAATAGTACCTTCGCTTCCCGCGGCGATGAAGATGCTCCTGTCGCGCCGCACCTTCATGCTTATCGCGCTCGGCTCGGCGCTACTCAGCTTTTGCAATTACGGCGCGATGGCGTTTGCCGGCTCTTATTATCTCCGCAACCATCTCGACGAACTGACCCAGATTGGCGACTCGATCGGCCAGACTCCGCTCGGCGTGATCGGTCTCGGTCTTGGATTGTTCGGTGCGGCCGGCGGGACGCTCGGTGCTTTGGTCGGCGGACGGCTGGGCGACCGGATGGGCACGGCCAACATTCGCGCGCTAGCGCAGATTCCGGCCGCAGGCTCGCTGTTCGGCACGTTCAGCTATATCGCGATGTTCGCAGTTCCCAGCGCCGCGGCGTCGCTCGTCATCTTCACCGCCGCCGCTTTCTGCACCAGCCTCTGGTATGGGCCCGGCACGCTGGCGATGCAGCGCCTCGCCGGCCCGCATGCGAAAGCGACGGCGCTGGCGGTCGCCTTGTTCCTCAACAGCGCAGTCGGCCTGAGCATGGGGCCGCTGCTGATCGGTGCGGTTAGCGATGCCCTTGCGCCAAGCCTGGGGGCAGGGGAGGGGTTGCGCGCCGGAATTCTGCTCGGCTGTCTAATGGGGCTTCTCTCGACATTGCTCTACTGGTTGGCCAGCCGCCGCATCGCCGCCGACGTTGCCGCAGTCGAGGGGACGACTCCATGA
- a CDS encoding TonB-dependent receptor, translated as MAAAHRTGEDIMKLLGVRALLVTTSLFGLVHSARAQDAPAAPDAAEAAQEPERADGEIIVTAQRREQALQDVPIAISVISSEGLEKSNFTTIADVQFLSPGVNYNANFGGGFNVRGVGTQSLLMSSEQSVALVIDDVIQGLPEVSFAGPSYQSLTDIERIEVLKGPQGTLFGKNSSAGVIHIITANPKLGQYSLRGSFSYGTKNEVNAQSVVNLPLGDALALRVAGGVQRRDGFVKDLFSGEDHWGYERYSLRAKLLWEPTSALSVLLQGEYRYLTDNANGLWTLRNCGSGFGSFRPCAVNAPYGLVPGPQNLEVATDGLSATEQKAYSLQGRVDYDLGGATLTAITAYRDLYQPISLDTDATPRRVYSRNENVSGGTQFTQELRINGDAGILNYTLGGFYYDARPFQRGSNGGTQNALPESSPILVSFNAIGPFANQGYGSWVKAKINSWAVFGQLEAEVTPGLTLIAGGRYTNDIVRQRVDYFDEPWLCRAAYASGGSCHALALPLTSGDTRVKASKFTYKGTVKFDITSDVNVYATYATGYKGPMVSHPANQPQLALRPELSTSYEIGLKAQLFDRALTFNLNAFQVDYEDFQGQQRVGVAPIFYYTTTNAGGLRTRGVEADMSWRVAPGFTLSGNIAYIPTEFTEFAVQCYDLYANPATTPGQCNYVQPGLPAGTPPQFNAAGYPLIYSPEWTGGVTADYDATLGGDLTLNAHASWNYRSSSYGVVADPNSVNPGYGLVNGQLSIGAVDESWTLAVFARNLFDQHFVGGIFRTPLDSGANNSTPLSTIGYSNIPALDSQRTVGVKLSFAFN; from the coding sequence ATGGCCGCGGCACACAGGACTGGGGAGGATATAATGAAATTGCTCGGTGTTCGCGCGCTTCTCGTCACCACGAGCCTCTTCGGCCTGGTGCACTCCGCTCGTGCTCAGGATGCTCCGGCCGCACCTGATGCTGCGGAGGCTGCACAGGAACCGGAGCGGGCCGATGGCGAAATCATCGTCACTGCCCAACGTCGTGAACAGGCCCTGCAGGATGTGCCGATCGCCATCTCGGTGATCAGCTCGGAAGGACTCGAAAAGAGCAATTTCACTACCATCGCCGACGTCCAGTTCCTGTCTCCAGGTGTCAATTATAACGCCAATTTCGGCGGCGGCTTCAACGTTCGCGGCGTAGGCACGCAATCGTTGCTCATGTCATCCGAGCAATCGGTTGCGCTCGTGATCGACGACGTGATCCAGGGTCTGCCAGAAGTGTCGTTCGCCGGTCCCAGCTATCAATCGCTCACCGATATCGAGCGCATCGAAGTTCTCAAGGGCCCCCAGGGCACCCTGTTCGGCAAGAACAGCTCCGCAGGCGTAATCCATATCATCACCGCCAACCCGAAGCTTGGCCAATATTCGCTCAGGGGCTCATTTTCCTACGGCACCAAGAACGAAGTGAACGCGCAGTCCGTCGTCAACTTGCCGCTGGGGGATGCGCTGGCGCTGCGCGTCGCGGGCGGGGTGCAGCGTCGCGATGGCTTCGTGAAGGATCTGTTCAGCGGCGAGGACCATTGGGGTTATGAGCGCTATTCACTGCGGGCCAAGCTATTGTGGGAGCCGACCTCCGCGTTGAGTGTCCTGCTCCAGGGCGAGTATCGATACCTAACCGACAATGCGAATGGGCTGTGGACGCTGCGCAATTGTGGCAGCGGCTTCGGCAGCTTCAGGCCATGCGCGGTCAACGCCCCCTACGGTCTAGTGCCAGGACCTCAAAATCTCGAGGTAGCGACCGACGGTCTGAGCGCCACCGAGCAAAAGGCTTACTCGCTGCAGGGTCGGGTCGATTACGATCTCGGCGGTGCGACGCTCACTGCGATCACCGCGTATCGCGATCTTTATCAGCCGATTAGTCTCGATACCGACGCCACGCCCCGCCGGGTATATTCGCGCAATGAGAATGTCTCTGGGGGTACGCAGTTCACCCAGGAATTACGCATCAATGGCGACGCCGGCATCCTGAATTACACGCTGGGCGGCTTCTATTACGACGCGCGACCGTTCCAGCGCGGCTCGAACGGCGGCACACAGAATGCGCTGCCCGAGAGTTCGCCGATCCTTGTCTCGTTCAACGCGATCGGGCCCTTTGCCAATCAGGGCTATGGCTCGTGGGTGAAGGCCAAGATCAACAGCTGGGCGGTCTTCGGCCAGCTCGAAGCCGAGGTGACGCCGGGGCTCACGCTGATCGCGGGCGGCCGCTACACCAACGATATCGTGCGCCAGCGGGTCGATTATTTCGATGAGCCCTGGCTTTGCCGCGCGGCCTACGCCTCGGGCGGGAGCTGCCACGCTTTGGCGCTCCCGCTCACTTCAGGCGATACGCGGGTCAAGGCGAGCAAATTCACTTATAAGGGCACGGTGAAGTTCGACATCACCTCCGACGTCAACGTCTATGCCACCTATGCCACGGGGTATAAGGGGCCGATGGTCTCGCATCCGGCGAACCAGCCGCAGCTCGCGCTGCGTCCGGAGCTTTCGACCTCTTATGAAATCGGCCTCAAGGCGCAGCTCTTCGATCGCGCCCTCACATTCAATCTCAATGCATTCCAAGTCGATTACGAGGATTTCCAGGGCCAGCAGCGCGTCGGCGTCGCCCCCATCTTCTATTACACCACCACCAACGCCGGCGGTCTGCGCACCCGGGGCGTGGAGGCGGACATGTCTTGGCGCGTGGCCCCTGGCTTCACGCTCTCCGGCAACATTGCCTATATCCCCACCGAGTTCACAGAATTCGCGGTGCAATGCTATGATCTCTACGCCAATCCGGCGACGACACCCGGGCAGTGCAACTATGTGCAGCCGGGGCTCCCGGCGGGGACGCCTCCGCAGTTTAATGCGGCGGGCTATCCGCTCATCTATTCGCCTGAATGGACCGGCGGCGTCACTGCCGATTACGACGCAACCCTGGGCGGCGACCTGACGTTAAACGCGCATGCTTCGTGGAACTATCGCAGCAGCAGCTATGGCGTCGTCGCCGATCCCAACAGCGTCAATCCCGGCTATGGCCTGGTCAACGGGCAGTTGAGCATCGGCGCCGTGGACGAGAGCTGGACGCTGGCGGTTTTCGCCCGGAACCTGTTCGACCAGCACTTCGTCGGGGGTATATTTCGCACGCCGCTGGATTCGGGCGCAAACAACTCCACGCCGCTCTCGACGATCGGTTACTCGAACATCCCGGCGCTGGATTCGCAGCGGACGGTGGGCGTGAAGCTCAGCTTCGCGTTCAATTGA
- a CDS encoding GlcG/HbpS family heme-binding protein yields MSNSVSRLSITQSAADKLIEAATSKALEIGVNMVIVVVDESGALKALRRMDGAPLLSIEIATNKAYTSAAYGFPTHGWFEFIKNDPPLLHGIVHTPRLVVFGGGYPVTEDGQTIGGIGISGGHYEQDMVVAEAALAALAG; encoded by the coding sequence ATGTCTAACTCTGTGTCCCGGCTGTCGATCACACAATCGGCGGCGGACAAGCTGATCGAAGCAGCGACCTCGAAGGCGCTGGAGATCGGCGTCAACATGGTGATCGTGGTGGTGGACGAATCGGGTGCTCTGAAGGCGTTGCGCCGCATGGACGGCGCGCCGCTGCTGTCGATCGAGATCGCGACCAACAAGGCCTATACCTCGGCAGCCTATGGCTTCCCGACGCATGGCTGGTTCGAGTTCATCAAGAACGACCCGCCTTTGCTCCACGGCATCGTCCATACGCCGCGCCTGGTGGTGTTCGGCGGCGGCTATCCGGTGACCGAAGACGGCCAGACGATCGGCGGCATCGGCATCAGTGGCGGGCACTACGAGCAAGATATGGTCGTGGCCGAAGCGGCGCTGGCGGCGCTTGCCGGCTGA